CATCCAAACCGAATCGATGTTTAGCGGTCGAAACTGGATTTTTTTATCTGCTGGCACCGACGGGACGGATGGTCCAACAGATGCCGCTGGAGGGATTGTTAGTTCAGAAAGCTTAAGGATGATGAAAGAAAAAGGATGGGATCCGCAGGCGGAGCTAAACCGATCAAATTCTTATCCAATCCTAAAAGACAGCCAATCGCTTCTTTTTACTGGCCCAACGGGAACCAACGTAAATGATATCGTCATTCTATTATTAGCGGAAGGGAATCCCTAGTTTTGAATTTTGTCCTGACCAATAAATTTGAAAAAAAGGATTTTGCCAACGACTCCTACCGATTTTAACCTGAAGCAATTCCTCATCAATTTTTTTGAGAGCATTCACATGGTCTTTTAGAAATCGCCACTGGATTTCTTCTTTTTTTTGAAGTGAATGAGTTTCTTTCGAAATGTTTAAAATGGATTCTTGTAATCCGATAAGCGCCGGGACTAAGATCGAACGTACTGATTGATAATCAAAATTTGATTTCCTTGCTACCGATTCGTGTAACCACCATAAAGTTTCCGAATATGTTTCATTCGATAATAAACTGGATGAGTTAATAAAGTTTTTGGTTCCAAAGAAGAATGGTTTGAACAAGCTGAGGCAAGGTGTAGAAGTTCCTGTATAAAATACTCTAAGTGGGTCTTGGTTTGTCTCCGATGTATCCCATTCTACAATTAAACTTCCATTTGTTTGATTTGGTGTTGTTGGGCCAGTTGCATGTAAACATAAAGATTTCATCGAAGAAGAAGATGGTTCAAATTCATCAGTTTCAATTGCATGAGTTTTTAAGGTTTCTATCGATTGCCTAATTGTATAATTTGTATTTTCTTTTTCTAAGGTTTCAGCCGTTTTTTGATGTAATAACCTTCTGTCTTTGCAATGGCTCATCATCGTATAAAAGTGATCACTAAAATGATCTTTAAATGAAAATTCTTTGTTTGTTTTTTTTCTTAATTTATCAATCAGGTTTGATGATGAATATTCGAAATCTGATTCAATCGTCAGTCCATTAGAGATGGCATAAAAGGAATTTATTTTTTTTGCAACCCAATATCTATCGGCAGTTTCAAGAACGTAACCATCAGTTCTATCCGCTATGATAAAACTGTTGTGATAGAAAAAAGAACGGTTTTTGTATCCACCGCAGGCATCTTGTCCATATTTTTCTAATAACTCAGTGATGAGAAATAATCCATCTTTAGCAGATTTACATCGTTCTAAAGCCAGGCGGATTAAATCCATTCCCGTCAAACCATTGTTTTGTTTTTCTATTTTTAGATTTGTGAAAACGGCTTCATTGCCAATACAAAGCCCAAATTCATTTACACCCATTTCCGCTCCCCACATATGGAACGGTTTGCTTAAAAAAACTTCATAAGTAATTGGAGTTTGTGGAATTTCGATATAAGTGGTTTTTAATATAGATCCCTTTTCGTGTTCCATTCGAGGGAGATGCAGGATTGATTGTGCTTCATTTGGTTCCCTATCTGAGTTTTTCGCAAAGATTCTTTTTTGGGTATTGGTAAATTTTTCAGTGGCAAGGGAGGTATCACACATTCTAGAATGTTAAACAGAATTCTTTTAAAATACAAGACCAAATCAATTAAGAATATGCCTTCGATACCAAAACAAATTTCAGAATTCATCCTAATGGGACTCACCCAAGAACAAGTCAAAGAAAATCGTATTAAATTCGGTGCGAATGAAATTAGTTCCTCTCAAAAGAAAGGGATGCTCCGAATGTTGTTTGAGGTTGTGACGGAGCCAATGATTTTGCTTCTCATTTCCATAAGTGTTGTTTATTTGCTTTTGGGAGATCGAGGGGAAGCTATTCTTCTATTATTTTCCGTTGTTGGAATTGTAACCATCACCTTCATCCAAGAGAAAAAAACGGAAACAGCAATTTCCGCTCTTCGTTCGCTTGCAAGCCCACGAACAAATGTCATCCGAGACAAACAGATCATTCGTATTGAAGGAAAAGATGTAGTTTATGATGATTTATTGATTCTAAATGAAGGAGACCGTGTTCCTGCTGACTCTGAACTAATTTCAGATCGAATGTTTTCCTGTGATGAATCCTTATTAACGGGGGAATCTGTTCCTGTTAATAAGTCTCAATCTAATCTGATTTATTGTGGATCGTTAGTTGTTAGTGGAGAGGGTGTTTGCCGTGTGACCGCGGTAGGTAACCAAACTGAAATTGGAAAAATCGGAAGGAAAATTGCCGATGAAACTGTGGGTAGAACCTTACTTGAGGTAGAGGTTACACGGCTCGTTCGTAATTTATTTATCGTAGCCGCTTCATTGTGTGTAGTGCTTGCTCTGTATTTTGGAATCGCCAAGAGCCAATGGTTACAAGGTTTACTTTCTGGTCTGACACTTGCCATCGGACTTATGCCGGAGGAACTTCCTTTGGTATTGACTATATTTTTTGCTTTGGGTGCATACCGATTGAGCACTAAAAATGTTTTAGTCAGACGTTCTTCTATCATCGAAACTTTAGGTGCTGCTACAGTGCTTTGTTCGGATAAAACGGGAACCATCACACAAAATAAAATGACTGTGGGAATCGTTATTACAAAATCTGAAACTGTGAAACTGGATTTTAAATCAAATCTTTCGGAGGAAACAACTTCATTACTTCAAATTGCTTACTCTGCATCCAAACATCCAAGTTTTGATCCCATGGATATCGCCATTTCTGATTGTTTAGTTTTATACAACCAAGTAAAAGATTCTGCACTTTTTTCTGTTCGAGACTTTCCTTTAACACCTGACCAATTAACAATGGTTCGAGTTTTGAAAGAAAATGATTTTTATGTAAGTTATGCCAAAGGATCTCCGGAGGCAATTTTTGATTTGTGTAAGTTTGATGATTCTGAATTAGATTTTTGGACCAAGAAAACAAATGAACTAGCAAAAGAAGGATATAGAGTTCTTGGTGTATCAAAATCAAAATTACCATCGAATATAATTCCTGAAGATAGAAAAGAAATCGATTATCAGTTTTTTGGCTTATTGGCATTCTTAGATCCAATTCGAGAGATTGTTCCTTTGGCTGTAAAAACAGCCTATGATTCTGGAATTCGAGTGATTATGATTACGGGAGATTATCCAGAGACGGCCAAAAACATTGCAAATCAAATTGGATTAAAAGATTCGCACATTGCTTATACGGGAAAAGAATTTTCTAGTTTAAATGAAGAGGAAATGAAATCAGTCATTCGAAAATGTAATATTTTTTCGAGAGTCAGTCCGGAAGACAAATGGCAAATCGTTCGGATGTTAAAAGCGGATGGTGAGATTGTTGCTATGACCGGGGACGGTGTGAATGATGCACCTGCTTTACGCACCGCAAATATAGGTGTTGCCATGGGGGAAAGAGGAACTGATGTAGCTCGCGAAGCTGCCGACATTGTTTTGTTAGATGACTCGTTTTCTTCAATTTTAGAATCAGTGCGGATTGGCCGCCAAATCTTCGACAATTTAAAAAAAGCCTTAGGTTATCTAATTGGAGTTCATATCCCAATCGTTGGTATTACTTTTTTCCCAATCATCTTTGATTGGCCTATTATCGTTTTATCAGCAATCCATATTGTATTTATGGAAATGGTCATCGATCCTACATGTACAATTGTATTCGAAAAAGAATCTGCAGAATCCGATTTGATGAAAAGAAAACCTAGGGAAACCTCCGAACCACTATTAGATCATGAATTGTTTATCAATTCCCTGATCCAAGGTGCCTTTTCCTTATTGTCCGTAGTTTCATCCTATTGGATCACTGAATTGTTTCTGAAGGGAAATTCTTCTCCAAAAGTTGTAAGTACAGCAACATTTGTTACATTAGTATTTTCGAATTTATTTTTAATTTTGGCCAATCGCTCTTTACACGAGTCCATGTGGAGTCGGATGCGAATTCCCAATCCAATCATTCGATACGTTTTTGCAGGAACCATTGGAGTTTTGGTCCTTTCTATGTATTTGCCGGGAATGAATACAATGTTTCGATTTGTACCACTCAATTTTCTGCAGTTTTCATCAGCGGTACTAGTTGCTTTTATCGGAGTTTTGTTTTATGATATGACAAAACTTTTGGTTTCAAAATTGCTTCGTGGCTGACATACATGGAGCCTTTTTCTAAACTTAGTAAAAGCTTATGATAGAACTCTTCTTTCCTAAAAAGTATTCTGCTCTTTGTTTGAAATCTGCCTTTTTTGGTTTTTTTGCCCATACTGGTTTTGTGCGTGGGTTACAGGAAATTGGTTTTCGACCAGCCGTGGTTACGGGTTCCAGCTCGGGAGCGATGATCGGAGCATTGTATGCAACGGGTCGTGAGATGGTGGATTTTGAATCTTTGGTTTTAGGATTAAAGAAAAAAGATTTTTGGGAAGGAAATTCTCTGACAATGTTTGGTCGATTGTTACGAAAAGGTCTCAACGGTTATAGCGGGGTTTTGACTGGAAAAGCCACGAGAAAAATTCTTTATCCTTACCTGGGTAACAAAAAATTTTCTGATTTACCCATCAAACTTGGAATTGCTGTTTCTAATCTCTCTAAAAATAAACGTGAACTCATCACGGAAGGAAATGTCCTCGATGCCGTAATGGCTTCCATTGCCTTCCCATTTTTGTATGAAGTGCAAGAGTTTCAAGGCCAAGAGTTTTTGGATGGAGGCATTGGTGACGGAGAACCGATCAAAGAACTAATTTTAGATCCAAGTATTGATCGCATTGTCATCCACCAAATCAATAATCATCGACCACTCAGTCGCAACACCATGAAACGAGCATTAGATGCTTCTGTCCAAATTATAGATTCAGAAACCGAAGAATTAAAATCTCTATTGGCAAAAGAAAAAGGAAAAAAACTAATCCGTTTAGAAACAAATACACCTTATTTATCTCCTAGTGATTTTTCAAAAGGAAAGTTTGCACTTGCCGAAGGACGTGGAACCGCATATCGTCACAAGTCAGAAATTTTAGGTGATTTAGAACTTCCTGTGTTTGGATTTTTTAATCAGTAGTCGAAATTATGGACATCCAAAAGAAACTCAATGTGCTAATTGTCGAAGACTCACTTGCATCTTATAAGGCAATTGTCTCTGTACTTCAAAACTTTGGTTTCTCTATTTTTTCCGAAAGGGCTGAATGGAAAGCTGAGTTCGAACAACGCATTTCAGATGAAACTTGGGATATTGTCATTACTGATTTTTATCTTCCCGATTTTGACGGTCGTTATGTCATCACTCGTGTTAAAGAAATTAATCCTGATTTACCTGTAATTTTGATTACAGAATTTTTGCCAGAAGAAGCTGCCTCGGAGTTTCTAAACTTAGGAGCTGCTGAATTTTTACCAAAATCATCTATTATCAAACTGCCGTTTGTTGTAAATCGAGAGTTAGAAGCCTATCGGTTGAAATTATCTCAAAAAAAAGCTTGGGATATGTTAGTCCATGGAGAAGAACTTCTAACACGTTCACAGAAAATTTCTCACTTAGGACATTTTGAAGTTATTTTTCCTGAAAAAAATACCTTATGGTCCTTGGAGTTGTATCGAATTTTAGGTTTTGACTTCGGTGAAATTCCACTTATGGAAAAAGTTTGGGCACTCCTTGATGAACCCGAACATGATCATATCAAAGTAGTCTGGGAAGAACTTCTAAAAGACAATCATTCGAAGGAAATGATTGTAACGTTAAATACGAAACTTGGAAGAAAAAAAGTTAATTTATGGTTAGAAGCGGAAAGATTTGAAGATTCACGGTTTCGTATTTTTGGGACCATTCATGATATATCCGATCTTACTGAATTGGAACATTCGATTCAGGTCAACGAACAACTGTTTAAGGGTATTTTTAATAATTCATCACAGGCTATTTTTCTTTTAGACTTACAAGGTCATGTCATTCGAATGAACCGAAATGCTGTATTATCCTTTGAACGAGATGAAACAGACATTCAAGGTTTGGAACTAATTCGATCTGTATTTTCTAATTCGGACGAAGAATCGATTAAAAAATTAACTTATGGAATGAAACTTGCGCTAAAAAATCAAAGTTTCGAAGTTTTTGTGAGTTATAGTTTGTCGGATGGAAGGGAAAAGTATTTTGACTGTGATTTTTATCCTCTTACAGATCCATCTGGAAAAATTATTTATATTGTTTTAGAAGCAAAAGATATCACTGAAAAAATTGTCTTGGAACGTGCTTATGCTCAGTCTCAAAAGTTAGAGGCTCTTGGAACTTTCGCTGGTGGCATTGCTCACGATTTTAATAATCTTTTGACTCCCATGTTGGCTTATGTTTCTTATCTGAATTCGGAATGGTCCAAAGACGATTCAAATGAAGCCATTAAAAAATCCTTACCCGCTATAGAAGGGATTTCTAAGTCATTAGATCGGGCCAGAAATTTAATCCAACAAATTCTGACTTATTCAAAAATTGATAATTCAGTTTCCAAACAATTGGATCTTCGGGAACAACTACAACAGGTTTTACAAGAGGTGAAAGTTGTATCTACAAATCAAATTGACTTGGTGACGGATTTGGGAAGTGAACATGCTTATATAAATGCCGATCCAATTCAAATTTTCCAAATCCTTTCCAATCTTTACGAAAATGCAGTGTTCGCATTACAGGAAATAACGAATCCAAAAATTACAATTTCTCTTTCGAAAGTTTCTTACGAAAAGTCGGAACTGCTCCACGTTGGCTTTATGAAAAATACAGAGTATTGGAAATTGAGATTTGCTGATAACGGCTCCGGAATTGCTCCCGAAATTATCGAAAAAATTTTTGACCCTTTTTTTACTACAAAGGGAGGAAAGGGAACTGGCCTTGGGTTACCCATCATTTATGGAATTATGGTGAAAATGGGGGGAACCATATTAGTTAACTCCAGTTTGGGGGCGGGGACTGAATTTGATTTGTACTTTCCCGCATGGCGAACCATGCTTTAATCTATTGACAAATTCCTGTTATTCGGTTATTTATCTATGATTCTATGAGTTATTTCCTAAGAAAACACTTTGAGTCACTCTACATAGGATTTCTATGGGGATTGCTTGTTTTGCTTTTCTTTTCATCATTTTTTTTCTTCTTTCAGGTATATGAAAGTAGGAAGGATCGTGATTCATTTGAAGGCAAAAGTCGTTGGAATGCTCTGTTAAACGATTATTCATCTTATTTAAAAGATGCGGAAACTAGTGGTAGGGGATATCTTCTTACTGGTGATCCAGTATTTTTGGAACCTTATAAAAATTCCCTTTTTTTGTTACCAAAACTAGAAGCTGAACTTCGAGCTAATTGTGAAGATATATATAAAGAGGATTTAGAGTCTATTATCAAAGCGAATCAGTCTAAAGTTGAATTTGTAAATGGATATATAAATGACTATTCCAAAAAAATATTTCATAAAGCAGATTTTTTAGAAAGCAAAAGACGTATGGATGTCTTTCGGACACAAGTCAAAAACTTACTCAGCAAAAAGTTAGAAAGAGAAAATATTGAAAGCGAAAAGGCCCGAAAGTTCACCATCCGATTGGTTGCAGTTTCTGGAAGTTTTTTGTTTGTTTTATCCATACTAATCTTATGGATGATTTATGTATTAAAACGAAATTCGCAAATTTTGATAGAGAAGGAACGGGTTGAAGGTCGTCTCTTTGAAATCGATGACCTATACCATAATTCACCTGTAGGGTTCCATAGTTTAGATTCAGATGGATATTTTGTAAAGGTCAATCATACTGAATGTGAATGGCTAGGTTATTCAGCTGAGGAGTTAGTTGGAAAAATAAAATGGCCTCAGTTACTCACACAAGAAAGTAGAGAGATCTTTTATAAAAACTTTCCAGTATTTAAGAAAACTGGGAGTGTTGATAACTTACGATTTGAGGTTTTACGTAGAGATGGAAGTTCCATATTTTTAAATCTTTCTGCAACTGCTATTTATTCAAAGACAAATGAGATGATTCGATCCAGATCAGTTTCCCTTGATATTTCTCAAACGGTAAGATATGAAAGAGAGTTGATTGATTCGCGAGTTCGAGCAGAAGAAGCAAACCGAGCGAAGTCCGAATTCCTTTCTAGTATGAGTCATGAATTAAGAACCCCACTAAATGCTGTTATTGGGCTTTCTTTGTTGCTTATGGAGGAAAATCCAAAACCAGAACAGGTAGAATATTTAAAAAACCTACGTTTCTCTAGTGAAACCCTTCTTACATTAATCAATGATATTTTGGATTTTAACAAAATCGAAGAACACATGATTATTATAGAAGAAATTGATTTTAGTTTAAAAGAATTTATTAATTCAGTTTCGACTTCCTTTGCGATCAAAGCTAATGAAAAACTTTTATCTTTCAAAGAAGAGATTGATCCAAGAATACCAGAATACATTCGTTTTGATCCAACAAGAATGTTGCAAGTAGTCAATAATTTGTTATCGAATGCGATTAAGTTTACAAAAGAAGGTGTCATCACTCTTCGTGTTTTATTAATATCAAAAAAAGAAGAGGACGTGGTCATTCGTCTTGAGGTAGAGGATACTGGGATTGGTATTGCTAACGACAAACACAAATATGTGTTTGAAAAATTCACACAGGCAAGTCAGGACACTACAAGAAAATACGGTGGGTCTGGACTTGGTTTGGCAATTTCAAAAGGTCTTGTGGAATTGATGAAAGGAAAACTGGAGTTAGAATCCGAACTGGGAAAAGGGTCTAAATTTTTGTTCACCTTCCCTTGTAAAATTGGTCATGCGAATCCAGCTAACCATGCCCTTTCTTTGAAAGAAACTAAAGACTTGATGGGAAAAAAAGTTTTAATTGCTGATGATATTGAAATCAATCGTTCGATTGTGATTCGTTTTCTCAAACGTTGGGGCATTGAGTTTGAAGAAGCCGCTGATGGAGATGAGGTTTTGGTAAAGTTAGCCAAAGGAAAAATAGATTTAATCCTTATGGATTTACATATGCCAAATGTTGACGGTTACACGGCCACCAGAAAGATTCGTGAAACAGAAAAATGGAGCCAAATTCCAATCATTGCGCTGACTGCATCTGCTCAATTAGAAACTCAGGAAAAAATTCATTCAGTAGGAATGGATGATTTTATATCCAAACCTTTTTATCCAAACGATTTGTATCAGAAATTATTAAACTGGATGCCTGATTAGATTTCTTTTTCCAAAGAAATTGCAAGGATTGTAATATCATCATCTGATCTTTTTGATTTTTGAAATTTTTCTACTTCTATGATCACTTGATCACAAATACTCTGTGGATTTTTGGTTGCTAAGGTTTGTAATAAATGATAAAAACGATCTTCACCAAATAGTTCTCCATCGTTTGCTTTCCTTGCTTCGATGACACCATCGGTGTACAAAATCAAAGTCCCCGAATCAGGCAAAGTCAAAGTTTTTTCAATCATTCCAGATTCTACATACTCATTGATGGCTCTGCCTGTACTTGTAATGTGTTCGATATTTCCATTCCGATCTAAATAAATCATGGGATGGTGGCCAGCATTTGCTATTTTTAAAATTTTATCTTTTTGGTTTATATAAACAAAGAAAGCACTAAGAAAATGTCCAGCAAGAGAACTGAGTAAAGATAACCGAATTCGTTCTGCTGCATATACAGGTTTATCCAAAGAATCATCCCAAATTTGTAATGATACCTTTGTCATGGAAGCAATCATAGCGGCTGGAATTCCATGTCCAGAAACATCGCACAAAAATAATCCGATTTCGTTTTCTTTGACGATGATTTGAACAAAGTCTCCACCAATATCAGAAGCAGGAGAGTATCGAAATCCTAAAGCATGTCCGTTTGCATGGGTTCTTTTTTGTGGTAGCAGACCATTTTGAAGTTTTTGGGCAATTTTTAATTGGAGGTCAAGTTCTTGTTTTTCTTCAGTAGCTTTTCTATAATCAGAAACTTTTAGAACTAGAGCCATTGATAAAAAGAATACTTCAATAGCAGAACCTAAAGCCAAAGAATATGAAGATAGATGAATCGGTTTGATCCAACCTTGGACTGTGAGTGTATTTAATGCGCCTCCAATCAAGATAGAGCCAAAAGCAAACAAAAATAGGATTACTTCTAGTTTTCGTTTACTTTTAAAAAAGGCCATTATGGAAATTGTTAAAGTTAATAAAATCGGAATGATAACAAGAAATACTCCGAGTTGAATGAAGTTTCTAAGTTCTAGAAAAAAAATGGAAAAGATAAGAGAGATGAATAAAAGAATAAATCCTTTTGTTAGCTTTGTGACTTTAGGGAAATTCTTTTCAGTTTCTAAAAATTCAATTGTGAATAACAATCCGAATACGGATGTTAGATAGATTGTAATTGGGAAAAGAAAGTTTTTCCAGGTATGTGTATTCCCTATTTCAATGTACTGCATAAATCCGGTGGAAAACGAATTGATCAAAAGAACAGTAGCTAAGTAAAAGAAATAATAGAAAAATTTTCTGTAACGTAATGTATGAGCTAGGAAGATACTAAAAAGAAACATCATAAACCCTGCACCAAAGTATGCAGCGAAGAAGATATCTTGTTTTTTTGAAAATGAGATGAAACTCCTTGAATTATAAATTGATACAAAATTGAAAATGGGATTTGCTGAATTGATTTTTACATAGAGGGTTCTGGTTTCATCTGGAGAAAGCGTAATCGGGAACGCAGGTATATGTGAATAAAGAGGTTTGTTCCTTTGCAGGACTTGTTCTCCTGACACTTGTGTGATCCAGTTCCCCTTTACTTGTGAATGTAATTCAAATACATCAACGACTGGGCTTGAAAAATGTAAAAAGAATGTATGAGGTAAATTTCCATAATGGATGAGTGTGATTTTAATCCA
This genomic stretch from Leptospira congkakensis harbors:
- a CDS encoding cation-translocating P-type ATPase, with amino-acid sequence MPSIPKQISEFILMGLTQEQVKENRIKFGANEISSSQKKGMLRMLFEVVTEPMILLLISISVVYLLLGDRGEAILLLFSVVGIVTITFIQEKKTETAISALRSLASPRTNVIRDKQIIRIEGKDVVYDDLLILNEGDRVPADSELISDRMFSCDESLLTGESVPVNKSQSNLIYCGSLVVSGEGVCRVTAVGNQTEIGKIGRKIADETVGRTLLEVEVTRLVRNLFIVAASLCVVLALYFGIAKSQWLQGLLSGLTLAIGLMPEELPLVLTIFFALGAYRLSTKNVLVRRSSIIETLGAATVLCSDKTGTITQNKMTVGIVITKSETVKLDFKSNLSEETTSLLQIAYSASKHPSFDPMDIAISDCLVLYNQVKDSALFSVRDFPLTPDQLTMVRVLKENDFYVSYAKGSPEAIFDLCKFDDSELDFWTKKTNELAKEGYRVLGVSKSKLPSNIIPEDRKEIDYQFFGLLAFLDPIREIVPLAVKTAYDSGIRVIMITGDYPETAKNIANQIGLKDSHIAYTGKEFSSLNEEEMKSVIRKCNIFSRVSPEDKWQIVRMLKADGEIVAMTGDGVNDAPALRTANIGVAMGERGTDVAREAADIVLLDDSFSSILESVRIGRQIFDNLKKALGYLIGVHIPIVGITFFPIIFDWPIIVLSAIHIVFMEMVIDPTCTIVFEKESAESDLMKRKPRETSEPLLDHELFINSLIQGAFSLLSVVSSYWITELFLKGNSSPKVVSTATFVTLVFSNLFLILANRSLHESMWSRMRIPNPIIRYVFAGTIGVLVLSMYLPGMNTMFRFVPLNFLQFSSAVLVAFIGVLFYDMTKLLVSKLLRG
- a CDS encoding SpoIIE family protein phosphatase; its protein translation is MKKTKLYFFLFFSSFFLNSSLWSFPLSIEESKNYRDIGKYFEYVIVPENESSLDRILREDTVWRPNPKATISFPRIKDPVWIKITLIHYGNLPHTFFLHFSSPVVDVFELHSQVKGNWITQVSGEQVLQRNKPLYSHIPAFPITLSPDETRTLYVKINSANPIFNFVSIYNSRSFISFSKKQDIFFAAYFGAGFMMFLFSIFLAHTLRYRKFFYYFFYLATVLLINSFSTGFMQYIEIGNTHTWKNFLFPITIYLTSVFGLLFTIEFLETEKNFPKVTKLTKGFILLFISLIFSIFFLELRNFIQLGVFLVIIPILLTLTISIMAFFKSKRKLEVILFLFAFGSILIGGALNTLTVQGWIKPIHLSSYSLALGSAIEVFFLSMALVLKVSDYRKATEEKQELDLQLKIAQKLQNGLLPQKRTHANGHALGFRYSPASDIGGDFVQIIVKENEIGLFLCDVSGHGIPAAMIASMTKVSLQIWDDSLDKPVYAAERIRLSLLSSLAGHFLSAFFVYINQKDKILKIANAGHHPMIYLDRNGNIEHITSTGRAINEYVESGMIEKTLTLPDSGTLILYTDGVIEARKANDGELFGEDRFYHLLQTLATKNPQSICDQVIIEVEKFQKSKRSDDDITILAISLEKEI
- a CDS encoding C69 family dipeptidase; its protein translation is MCDTSLATEKFTNTQKRIFAKNSDREPNEAQSILHLPRMEHEKGSILKTTYIEIPQTPITYEVFLSKPFHMWGAEMGVNEFGLCIGNEAVFTNLKIEKQNNGLTGMDLIRLALERCKSAKDGLFLITELLEKYGQDACGGYKNRSFFYHNSFIIADRTDGYVLETADRYWVAKKINSFYAISNGLTIESDFEYSSSNLIDKLRKKTNKEFSFKDHFSDHFYTMMSHCKDRRLLHQKTAETLEKENTNYTIRQSIETLKTHAIETDEFEPSSSSMKSLCLHATGPTTPNQTNGSLIVEWDTSETNQDPLRVFYTGTSTPCLSLFKPFFFGTKNFINSSSLLSNETYSETLWWLHESVARKSNFDYQSVRSILVPALIGLQESILNISKETHSLQKKEEIQWRFLKDHVNALKKIDEELLQVKIGRSRWQNPFFQIYWSGQNSKLGIPFR
- a CDS encoding ATP-binding protein; this translates as MSYFLRKHFESLYIGFLWGLLVLLFFSSFFFFFQVYESRKDRDSFEGKSRWNALLNDYSSYLKDAETSGRGYLLTGDPVFLEPYKNSLFLLPKLEAELRANCEDIYKEDLESIIKANQSKVEFVNGYINDYSKKIFHKADFLESKRRMDVFRTQVKNLLSKKLERENIESEKARKFTIRLVAVSGSFLFVLSILILWMIYVLKRNSQILIEKERVEGRLFEIDDLYHNSPVGFHSLDSDGYFVKVNHTECEWLGYSAEELVGKIKWPQLLTQESREIFYKNFPVFKKTGSVDNLRFEVLRRDGSSIFLNLSATAIYSKTNEMIRSRSVSLDISQTVRYERELIDSRVRAEEANRAKSEFLSSMSHELRTPLNAVIGLSLLLMEENPKPEQVEYLKNLRFSSETLLTLINDILDFNKIEEHMIIIEEIDFSLKEFINSVSTSFAIKANEKLLSFKEEIDPRIPEYIRFDPTRMLQVVNNLLSNAIKFTKEGVITLRVLLISKKEEDVVIRLEVEDTGIGIANDKHKYVFEKFTQASQDTTRKYGGSGLGLAISKGLVELMKGKLELESELGKGSKFLFTFPCKIGHANPANHALSLKETKDLMGKKVLIADDIEINRSIVIRFLKRWGIEFEEAADGDEVLVKLAKGKIDLILMDLHMPNVDGYTATRKIRETEKWSQIPIIALTASAQLETQEKIHSVGMDDFISKPFYPNDLYQKLLNWMPD
- a CDS encoding hybrid sensor histidine kinase/response regulator; the encoded protein is MDIQKKLNVLIVEDSLASYKAIVSVLQNFGFSIFSERAEWKAEFEQRISDETWDIVITDFYLPDFDGRYVITRVKEINPDLPVILITEFLPEEAASEFLNLGAAEFLPKSSIIKLPFVVNRELEAYRLKLSQKKAWDMLVHGEELLTRSQKISHLGHFEVIFPEKNTLWSLELYRILGFDFGEIPLMEKVWALLDEPEHDHIKVVWEELLKDNHSKEMIVTLNTKLGRKKVNLWLEAERFEDSRFRIFGTIHDISDLTELEHSIQVNEQLFKGIFNNSSQAIFLLDLQGHVIRMNRNAVLSFERDETDIQGLELIRSVFSNSDEESIKKLTYGMKLALKNQSFEVFVSYSLSDGREKYFDCDFYPLTDPSGKIIYIVLEAKDITEKIVLERAYAQSQKLEALGTFAGGIAHDFNNLLTPMLAYVSYLNSEWSKDDSNEAIKKSLPAIEGISKSLDRARNLIQQILTYSKIDNSVSKQLDLREQLQQVLQEVKVVSTNQIDLVTDLGSEHAYINADPIQIFQILSNLYENAVFALQEITNPKITISLSKVSYEKSELLHVGFMKNTEYWKLRFADNGSGIAPEIIEKIFDPFFTTKGGKGTGLGLPIIYGIMVKMGGTILVNSSLGAGTEFDLYFPAWRTML
- a CDS encoding patatin-like phospholipase family protein; its protein translation is MIELFFPKKYSALCLKSAFFGFFAHTGFVRGLQEIGFRPAVVTGSSSGAMIGALYATGREMVDFESLVLGLKKKDFWEGNSLTMFGRLLRKGLNGYSGVLTGKATRKILYPYLGNKKFSDLPIKLGIAVSNLSKNKRELITEGNVLDAVMASIAFPFLYEVQEFQGQEFLDGGIGDGEPIKELILDPSIDRIVIHQINNHRPLSRNTMKRALDASVQIIDSETEELKSLLAKEKGKKLIRLETNTPYLSPSDFSKGKFALAEGRGTAYRHKSEILGDLELPVFGFFNQ